The proteins below are encoded in one region of Microbispora sp. NBC_01189:
- a CDS encoding thioesterase II family protein, giving the protein MARMRSCWLASFADVPDPACELVCFPHAGGSGSVFRGWQRHTRSLRVTAACLPGREVRLSEPAIPDLDRLTAALLTAVTPLTGRRYAFFGHSMGALVAFELTRRIRDAGLPLPAGLFVAGLEAPHLVRFDPAHDLPRDELVAWLHQGQGLDAEVLAYPELIDLMLPTIRADLAVAENYRFRPLAPLPVPVHVLHGRDDEVDVAAGGAWAELTSGECRVTTFDGGHFFVREHEGRIVRLIEDALTTTTPARETGDIGGIER; this is encoded by the coding sequence ATGGCCCGCATGAGATCATGCTGGTTGGCCTCGTTCGCCGATGTGCCGGATCCGGCGTGCGAACTCGTGTGCTTTCCGCACGCCGGAGGCAGCGGGTCGGTGTTCCGGGGGTGGCAGCGCCACACCCGGAGCCTGCGCGTCACCGCCGCGTGCCTGCCGGGCCGGGAGGTGCGCCTCAGCGAGCCGGCGATCCCGGACCTCGACCGGCTGACCGCCGCCCTGCTCACCGCCGTCACCCCGCTCACCGGGCGGCGTTACGCGTTCTTCGGCCACAGCATGGGCGCGCTGGTGGCCTTCGAGCTGACCCGGCGGATCCGCGACGCCGGCCTGCCGCTGCCCGCCGGGCTGTTCGTCGCGGGCCTGGAGGCGCCCCACCTGGTGCGGTTCGACCCCGCGCACGACCTGCCGCGCGACGAGCTCGTGGCGTGGCTCCACCAGGGCCAGGGCCTCGACGCCGAGGTGCTGGCCTATCCGGAACTGATCGACCTGATGCTGCCGACGATCCGCGCCGACCTGGCGGTGGCAGAGAACTACCGCTTCCGGCCGCTCGCGCCGCTGCCGGTGCCGGTCCACGTCCTGCACGGCCGCGACGACGAGGTGGATGTCGCCGCCGGCGGCGCGTGGGCGGAACTGACGTCCGGGGAGTGCCGCGTGACGACGTTCGACGGCGGCCACTTCTTCGTCCGGGAGCACGAGGGCCGGATCGTCCGCCTCATCGAGGACGCCCTGACCACGACGACGCCTGCCAGGGAAACCGGGGACATCGGGGGAATCGAACGATGA
- a CDS encoding AMP-binding protein, with the protein MPPPADRTLAHVLADHAAARPGQVAYEYLHDDGRVDAMTYGELWRRACGLAGRLPKEGPALLLYPPGLDLVAAVWACFLAGVPAVPTYPPLMGAADRIAQRFARILADSGATSLLADPAILALIPVGDVPLPPVISEAGEPVEPEVLPRPHDVALVQYTSGSTGQPKGVVLDHANLVANIRAISDVFRVDRDIRVISWLPPYHDMGLIGCILTPGYGGFPVRLMSPVHFLRQPLDWLRQISEMGVTHTGGPNFAYDLCVRRARGADLSGLDLSRWRLAFNGAEPIRPATLRAFAERFAGNGFRPEAFLPCYGLAEATLIVTGRHFSPGDGVGEDGRVDCGPAVDGHSVVVVDDGAPAADGENGEIWVRGPSVCRGYWNDSDDRSFGELGGERYLRTGDLGYLRDGHLFVTGRSKDVLIQSGVNFHAHDLESAAVDGHPALRPTAAAFMVERAEGEQIVLAVELARAGVDVDRATIAADLRTRVLAATGARVDIVVVCPPGAIPRTTSGKVQRSLARTRYAAGELRGEVIGDRAAPVERFLAGVFAAVCDVGECAPTQNLSSIGGDSVRVAEIAAILEDALALPVPIEVVLSAQSPREVTARLMAGWREQGVSGAQVAARIAALTEAGGSR; encoded by the coding sequence ATGCCCCCTCCGGCCGATCGCACGCTCGCCCACGTCCTGGCCGACCACGCCGCGGCACGCCCCGGCCAGGTGGCGTACGAGTACCTGCACGACGACGGCCGCGTCGACGCGATGACCTACGGTGAGCTGTGGCGGCGGGCCTGCGGCCTCGCCGGGCGGCTGCCCAAGGAGGGGCCGGCGCTGCTGCTGTATCCGCCCGGCCTCGACCTCGTGGCCGCCGTCTGGGCCTGTTTCCTGGCCGGGGTGCCCGCGGTGCCGACGTATCCGCCGCTGATGGGCGCGGCCGACCGGATCGCGCAGCGCTTCGCCCGGATCCTCGCCGACTCCGGCGCGACGTCGCTGCTGGCCGACCCGGCGATCCTGGCGCTCATCCCCGTGGGCGACGTGCCGCTGCCACCGGTGATCTCGGAGGCGGGCGAGCCGGTGGAGCCGGAGGTCCTGCCGCGGCCGCACGACGTGGCGCTGGTGCAGTACACCTCCGGCAGCACCGGGCAGCCGAAGGGCGTCGTCCTTGACCACGCCAATCTCGTCGCGAATATCCGGGCGATCAGCGACGTGTTTCGCGTCGATCGGGACATCCGGGTTATCTCATGGCTTCCGCCGTACCACGACATGGGTCTGATCGGTTGCATTCTGACGCCCGGGTACGGCGGATTTCCGGTCCGGCTGATGTCGCCCGTGCATTTTCTCCGGCAACCGCTCGACTGGTTGCGGCAGATCTCGGAAATGGGGGTCACGCACACCGGCGGGCCGAATTTCGCCTACGACCTGTGTGTGCGCCGCGCCCGCGGCGCCGACCTGTCCGGGCTGGACCTGAGCCGGTGGCGGCTGGCGTTCAACGGCGCGGAGCCGATCCGCCCGGCCACGCTGCGGGCCTTCGCCGAGCGTTTCGCCGGCAACGGGTTCCGGCCGGAGGCGTTCCTGCCCTGCTACGGACTGGCGGAGGCCACCCTGATCGTCACCGGGCGGCACTTCTCGCCCGGGGACGGCGTCGGCGAGGACGGACGGGTGGACTGCGGCCCGGCCGTCGACGGGCACTCCGTGGTGGTCGTGGACGACGGCGCCCCGGCGGCGGACGGGGAGAACGGCGAGATCTGGGTCCGGGGGCCGAGCGTCTGCCGCGGCTACTGGAACGACTCCGACGACCGGTCGTTCGGCGAACTCGGCGGCGAGCGCTACCTGCGCACCGGCGATCTGGGCTACCTGCGAGACGGGCACCTGTTCGTCACCGGCCGGTCCAAGGACGTGCTCATCCAGAGCGGCGTGAACTTCCACGCCCACGACCTGGAGTCGGCCGCGGTCGACGGGCACCCCGCGTTGCGGCCGACGGCGGCGGCGTTCATGGTGGAGCGCGCGGAGGGCGAACAGATCGTGCTGGCCGTCGAACTCGCCCGGGCCGGGGTGGACGTCGACCGGGCCACGATCGCCGCCGACCTCAGGACCAGGGTGCTGGCCGCCACCGGCGCCCGGGTGGACATCGTCGTGGTCTGCCCGCCCGGCGCCATTCCCCGTACGACGAGCGGCAAGGTCCAGCGCTCGCTGGCCCGCACCCGGTATGCGGCCGGCGAGCTCAGGGGAGAGGTCATCGGTGACCGCGCGGCGCCCGTGGAGCGGTTCCTCGCCGGTGTGTTCGCGGCGGTGTGCGACGTGGGCGAGTGCGCGCCGACGCAGAACCTGAGCAGCATCGGCGGTGACTCCGTCCGGGTCGCCGAGATCGCGGCGATCCTGGAGGACGCGCTCGCGCTGCCCGTGCCGATCGAGGTCGTGCTGTCGGCCCAGTCGCCCCGCGAGGTCACGGCCCGGCTCATGGCCGGCTGGCGCGAACAGGGTGTTTCCGGCGCCCAGGTCGCGGCCCGGATCGCGGCACTGACCGAGGCCGGTGGGTCGCGGTGA